In one Antennarius striatus isolate MH-2024 chromosome 1, ASM4005453v1, whole genome shotgun sequence genomic region, the following are encoded:
- the eif4g2a gene encoding eukaryotic translation initiation factor 4 gamma 2a, whose product MLGNIKFIGELGKLNLIHESILHKCIKTLLDKKKKVQLADMGEDLECLCQIMKTVGPKLDHDKARSLMDQYFGRMRSLTTNKELPARIRFLLQNTVELRDNNWAPRKALVDNGPKTISQVRQDAVKDLGVFIPPPNDGMRNDFFMENSFLPTRMKFDREMIGGLADMFGQMPGSGIGTGPGVIQDHYSPTMGRHRTHPHYNGHIVNGNGSHQPPFETGSKPFIKPNQGHGSPVFNHKQIHSVPMPSKDVAPRFYKKGKVNADEISLRPAQSFILNKKQAQKLQPQMTLISGQSSPLGQLGLKSSPPPIQEKPAKSIKKAPPTKEELHKMTETMVAEYLNNKNIDGAVNMVKEMKAPKHFLCEMLTKIVVYSLDRSNEDKEHTSVLIHTLCTEGIVTSENLMQAYLSVLDQCPKIEEEIPLVKSYLARFAARAIVDDLVTITDLAHHFENGAHFPLFLLCLQQMVKLKDRDWLADLFQQSKINMQKMLPEIDQSKDRMLEILEDKGLSFLFPLMKLEKELLKQIKVDPSPQSIYKWIKENISPKLHTDIGFINILITSFLQYVAYEVNSDGEEQLAAPSKEQLDEEKQLLLSFKPVMQKFLHDHIKLQVSALYALQVHCNAKSFPKGMLLRYFVNLYDMEIIEEEAFLSWKEDVNEEYPGKGKALFQVNQWLTWLETAEEEESEDEDY is encoded by the exons ATGCTTGGCAACATCAAATTCATTGGGGAACTTGGCAAACTTAACCTTATCCATGAATCCATCCTTCATAAGTGCATCAAAACG CTTTTggataagaagaagaaagtccaacTTGCGGATATGGGTGAAGATTTGGAATGCCTCTGTCAGATAATGAAAACGGTGGGGCCTAAACTTGACCATGACAAGGCTCGG TCTTTGATGGATCAGTACTTTGGCCGCATGCGGTCTTTAACAACCAACAAGGAGCTGCCAGCGAGGATCCGTTTCCTGCTGCAGAATACAGTGGAGCTGCGGGACAACAACTGGGCACCTCGCAAGGCACTTGTTGACAATGGACCCAAAACAATCAGTCAAGTTCGTCAGGATGCAGTCAAG GACCTGGGGGTTTTTATTCCACCCCCGAATGACGGGATGAGGAATGACTTTTTCATGGAAAACTCCTTCCTGCCAACAAGGATGAAGTTTGACAGGGAAATGATTGGTGGACTGGCTGATATGTTTGGACAAATGCCTG GAAGTGGCATAGGCACGGGTCCAGGAGTCATTCAGGACCACTATTCCCCCACCATGGGACGACATCGCACACACCCTCACTACAATGGCCATATTGTAAATGGAAACGGCTCACACCAGCCTCCATTTGAAACAGGAAGCAAACCATTCATAAAGCCAAATCAG GGACACGGCTCACCGGTTTTCAACCATAAACAGATTCACTCGGTGCCAATGCCGTCTAAGGATGTGGCTCCACGCTTCTACAAGAAAGGGAAGGTCAATGCTGATGAG ATCAGCCTGAGGCCAGCTCAGTCCTTCATCTTGAATAAGAAACAAGCTCAGAAGCTGCAGCCACAGATGACTCTGATTTCAGGCCAAAGTTCCCCATTGGGACAG CTTGGTTTGAAGAGCAGTCCTCCTCCAATTCAGGAAAAACCTGCTAAGTCCATCAAAAAGGCTCCTCCTACAAAAGAAGAGCTGCACAAAATGACT GAGACGATGGTGGCAGAATACCTGAACAACAAGAACATTGACGGGGCAGTGAATATGGTGAAGGAGATGAAGGCCCCAAAACACTTTTTGTGTGAAATGCTGACAAAGATTGTGGTCTACTCCCTGGATCGTTCTAACGAAGACAAGGAACACACAAGTGTCCTGATCCACACACTCTGTACTGAGGGAATTGTCACAAGCGAAAACCTCATGCAG GCCTATTTGAGTGTTCTTGATCAGTGTCCCAAGATTGAGGAGGAAATACCTCTGGTGAAGTCCTATCTGGCACGGTTTGCAGCCCGAGCGATCGTTGACGACCTGGTCACCATCACTGACTTAGCCCATCACTTTGAGAATGGTGCGCATTTCCCTCTGTTCCTGCTCTGCCTGCAGCAGATGGTCAAACTGAAGGACCGCGATTGGCTGGCTGACCTGTTCCAGCAGAGTAAGATTAACATGCAGAAAATGCTCCCTG AAATTGACCAGAGCAAAGATAGGATGCTAGAAATTCTGGAGGACAAAGGGCTCAGCTTCCTATTCCCACTCATGAAGCTGGAAAAGGAGCTGCTGAAACAGATAAAAGTAGATCCTTCTCCACAGTCCATCTACAAGTGGATCAAAGAAAACATCTCTCCCAAACTCCACACCGACATTGGTTTTATCAACATCCTCATAACCAG TTTCCTTCAGTATGTTGCTTATGAGGTCAACTCGGATGGTGAAGAGCAGCTTGCAGCACCGAGCAAAGAGCAGCTGGACGAGGAGAAACAACTTCTGCTGTCTTTCAAACCAGTGATGCAGAAGTTCCTGCACGATCACATTAAACTGCAAGTGAGCGCATTGTACGCCTTACAGGTTCACTGCAATGCCAAAAGTTTCCCCAAAG GCATGCTTCTCCGTTACTTTGTAAACCTTTATGACATGGAAATCATCGAAGAAGAGGCCTTCCTTTCATGGAAAGAAGATGTTAATGAAGAGTATCCTGGGAAGGGCAAAGCATTATTTCAG GTGAATCAGTGGCTGACCTGGCTGGAGacagcagaagaggaggagtctgAGGATGAAGATTACTAA